In the Coleofasciculus chthonoplastes PCC 7420 genome, one interval contains:
- the rph gene encoding ribonuclease PH, whose amino-acid sequence MSWQRPDHRQPNQLRPISFVRGFTKFAPASVLTKCGDTQVLCNVTIQPGIPRFLEGTGSGWLTAEYRMLPGATPQRQTRELLKLSGRTQEIQRLIGRSLRAAVDLTALGERTVFVDADVLQADAGTRTASITGGYVALAEALDKLVQAGELERSPIRHQIAAVSVGLLAGEPFLDLKYEEDVAAQTDFNIVMNDELNIIEIQGTAEAESFSRTQLNQLIDLAETGIQELLDAQRHALS is encoded by the coding sequence ATGTCTTGGCAACGTCCTGATCATCGCCAACCCAACCAACTCCGTCCCATCAGTTTTGTACGCGGATTCACTAAATTTGCACCAGCTTCTGTATTGACTAAGTGTGGTGATACCCAGGTGTTGTGTAATGTCACAATTCAACCAGGAATCCCGCGATTTCTGGAAGGAACAGGTAGTGGTTGGTTAACCGCTGAGTATCGGATGCTTCCCGGCGCCACACCCCAACGCCAAACCCGGGAATTACTCAAACTATCGGGTCGAACTCAAGAGATTCAACGACTGATTGGACGCAGTTTAAGAGCGGCTGTAGATTTAACCGCCTTAGGAGAACGCACGGTGTTTGTGGATGCGGATGTGTTGCAAGCTGATGCAGGAACTCGCACCGCTTCGATTACTGGGGGATACGTCGCCCTAGCTGAAGCGTTAGATAAATTAGTCCAAGCTGGAGAATTAGAGCGATCGCCAATCCGTCACCAAATCGCGGCGGTTTCGGTGGGACTGTTGGCGGGTGAGCCGTTTTTGGATTTAAAGTACGAAGAAGATGTCGCCGCGCAAACGGATTTCAATATTGTCATGAACGACGAATTGAATATTATTGAAATTCAGGGAACGGCGGAAGCAGAAAGCTTTAGTCGGACTCAGCTTAATCAGTTAATTGATTTGGCAGAAACAGGAATTCAGGAGTTATTAGACGCTCAACGTCACGCCCTGAGCTAA
- a CDS encoding adenylate kinase family protein, whose protein sequence is MRLVILGGPGSGKSTQARQLCRHLGIVEISSGNILRRAIAAQTDLGRKAQPYVEKGELVPDEILIEFMRQRLLEPDTVKGWVLEGYPRTAFQAEELDFLLEDLNQQLDWAIYLTVPESVMMTRSVARYVPSEQTPPTQNQAQDSTPSTKSRLDDHPEIVPRRIQLFYERTVPILEYYDYRQKLLTINGDQPPEQVQQNIWHKLELDD, encoded by the coding sequence GTGAGACTAGTGATTCTGGGAGGTCCAGGTTCAGGGAAAAGCACACAGGCGCGACAGTTGTGTCGCCATTTGGGGATAGTGGAAATTTCCAGTGGTAACATTTTGCGTCGCGCGATCGCAGCTCAAACTGACTTAGGTCGAAAAGCGCAGCCCTACGTCGAGAAGGGAGAATTAGTCCCGGATGAAATCCTGATCGAATTCATGCGCCAGCGCCTGCTGGAACCTGACACGGTGAAAGGGTGGGTCTTAGAGGGATATCCCCGTACCGCGTTCCAAGCTGAGGAATTAGATTTTCTGCTTGAGGACTTAAATCAGCAGCTAGATTGGGCAATTTACTTAACTGTACCCGAATCGGTGATGATGACTCGTTCCGTGGCGCGATACGTTCCTTCGGAACAGACTCCGCCAACCCAAAACCAAGCTCAAGATAGCACCCCATCAACCAAGTCTCGTCTGGATGACCATCCCGAAATTGTCCCGCGCCGCATCCAGTTATTCTACGAGCGCACGGTTCCTATCCTGGAATACTATGACTATCGTCAAAAACTGTTAACCATAAACGGCGACCAACCGCCAGAGCAAGTTCAGCAGAATATCTGGCACAAACTTGAACTGGACGATTAA
- a CDS encoding P-loop NTPase family protein, translated as MVSQLETPTLNSAHHLTYSLEGLVQVFTSSQRSFFTNVIAQGLRIAGQGTPVLVVQFLKGGIGQGHQHPIRLGQYLEWIRCDLPRYIDTPELDEAEHKSLKQLWHHTQQVVYEGKYSVVVLDELSLAINYGLIPLSEVLRFLESRPSSVDIILTGPDMPPELLEVADQITEIRRSHQP; from the coding sequence ATGGTTTCCCAGTTAGAAACTCCTACCCTTAATTCAGCGCATCACCTGACCTACAGCCTAGAAGGGCTGGTGCAAGTCTTTACCAGTTCCCAGCGCAGCTTTTTTACCAATGTGATAGCTCAAGGCTTGAGAATAGCTGGACAGGGGACACCTGTGCTGGTGGTTCAGTTTCTCAAAGGGGGTATTGGTCAAGGACACCAGCATCCGATTCGGTTAGGACAGTATTTAGAATGGATTCGCTGTGACTTGCCACGATATATTGATACCCCAGAGTTAGATGAGGCAGAACATAAATCCCTGAAGCAATTGTGGCATCATACTCAACAGGTGGTGTATGAGGGGAAATACTCTGTCGTTGTCCTTGACGAATTGAGTTTAGCCATCAACTACGGCTTAATCCCCCTCAGTGAAGTATTGAGATTTCTGGAAAGTCGCCCCAGTTCGGTGGATATTATTCTCACAGGACCCGATATGCCCCCAGAACTTTTGGAGGTGGCTGACCAAATTACAGAAATTCGTCGCAGTCACCAGCCTTAG
- a CDS encoding nucleoside 2-deoxyribosyltransferase, whose product MNQTQAHIYISGALTGVENPLKLKAFYEAIGALCETMEFQVYVPHLKTDPINNPDVSARQVFETDKRQVSSSDLVIAYLGCPSFGVGMELAYAEIHNIPLILLYEKDKTISRFPRGIPTVIAEIKFSSDEDALARLQKILEQWSTENPTQPLSLPID is encoded by the coding sequence ATGAATCAAACTCAAGCACACATTTACATTTCCGGTGCGTTAACTGGAGTTGAAAACCCTTTAAAACTCAAGGCATTTTATGAAGCGATTGGGGCGCTTTGTGAAACGATGGAATTTCAAGTCTATGTTCCCCATCTCAAAACCGATCCCATTAATAACCCTGATGTTAGCGCTCGACAAGTTTTTGAGACAGACAAGCGCCAAGTTAGTTCATCAGATTTAGTCATCGCCTACCTGGGTTGTCCTTCTTTTGGCGTTGGCATGGAATTAGCTTACGCAGAAATTCATAATATTCCTTTGATTCTACTTTACGAAAAAGATAAGACTATATCACGGTTTCCTAGAGGTATCCCCACTGTTATTGCTGAAATTAAATTTAGTAGCGATGAAGATGCCTTAGCTCGTTTGCAAAAGATTCTAGAGCAGTGGAGTACCGAGAATCCAACACAACCTCTGTCATTACCGATAGATTGA